In a single window of the Pontibacter russatus genome:
- a CDS encoding tetratricopeptide repeat protein, translated as MAKPHPFFLLLCLLSFATGASALPAFTPQLTNAYQELLNLKVSSSRALLRQAAKDEKAGQAVVLLLANYNDFLELCVEQDPERYDQLVEAQEQRLEKISRLPGNSAWKDYAAAEVRMQLAICKLLFGNRLSAAWDFRKAYLQYAANASRWPDFIPNRKNLGVLQVLIGSVPDQYQWFLEIIGLSGSVQEGMANLRAAATQPNPFRQEAKLLHALMLHSQEQEAARQAIAQVTDMAKAQPDNLLFLFTAMHLLKKTHQGEAALKLYEQRPMGKSYLNFPYLNHMAADLFLYRGDYEESIEENNSFLQRHKGKHYRKAAHYKLYIAYLLGNHPPQAKWHFIQIAEAGIAETEEDKYAAAYAARHEQPVLPLLKARLHADGGYYREALKDLGQLQLTAATPLPVRAEFLYRKARVYHGLEDLEEAASFYQQTIATAASSNLYFAPNATLQLGYIYRQANQPEKAKAYFRQALRYKGHPYKNSIDAKAKLALSYF; from the coding sequence ATGGCTAAACCCCATCCTTTTTTTTTGCTGCTGTGCCTCCTGTCATTCGCAACGGGCGCTTCAGCCCTCCCCGCTTTTACCCCACAGCTCACGAACGCCTACCAGGAACTGCTGAATCTGAAGGTAAGCAGCAGCCGCGCGCTCCTGCGCCAGGCAGCAAAAGACGAGAAGGCCGGTCAGGCGGTTGTCCTGCTGCTCGCCAACTACAACGATTTCCTGGAGCTTTGCGTGGAGCAGGACCCGGAGCGCTATGACCAATTGGTGGAGGCGCAGGAACAGCGCCTGGAGAAAATCAGCCGCCTTCCCGGAAACAGCGCCTGGAAGGATTACGCCGCTGCCGAAGTAAGGATGCAGCTGGCCATATGCAAACTACTGTTCGGCAACCGCTTATCCGCCGCCTGGGACTTCCGGAAAGCCTACCTTCAATATGCCGCCAACGCCTCCCGCTGGCCCGATTTTATTCCGAACAGGAAAAACCTGGGTGTGCTGCAGGTGCTGATCGGTTCGGTGCCCGACCAGTACCAGTGGTTCCTTGAAATTATCGGTCTGTCAGGCAGCGTGCAGGAGGGCATGGCCAATCTCAGAGCCGCGGCCACACAACCAAATCCCTTCCGGCAGGAGGCAAAGCTGCTGCACGCTCTGATGCTGCACTCGCAGGAGCAGGAAGCAGCGCGGCAGGCCATCGCACAGGTAACTGACATGGCGAAGGCCCAGCCCGACAACCTGCTTTTCCTGTTCACGGCCATGCATCTGCTTAAAAAAACACACCAGGGGGAGGCGGCTTTGAAGCTGTATGAACAGCGGCCGATGGGCAAATCTTATCTCAATTTCCCCTATCTAAACCATATGGCGGCGGATCTCTTCCTCTACCGGGGAGATTATGAGGAATCCATCGAGGAGAATAACTCTTTTCTGCAGCGGCACAAGGGAAAGCATTACCGCAAAGCGGCACACTACAAGCTATATATAGCTTACCTGCTGGGCAACCACCCGCCGCAGGCAAAGTGGCACTTCATTCAGATAGCGGAAGCGGGCATAGCGGAGACAGAGGAAGACAAATATGCTGCGGCCTACGCGGCGCGGCATGAGCAACCGGTGCTGCCGCTGCTAAAAGCGCGCCTGCATGCGGACGGCGGCTACTACCGCGAGGCGTTGAAGGATTTGGGTCAGCTTCAGCTCACAGCAGCCACTCCCCTGCCTGTTCGGGCGGAGTTTCTTTACCGGAAGGCCCGGGTGTACCACGGGCTGGAGGACCTGGAGGAGGCGGCTTCCTTTTATCAGCAGACAATTGCCACGGCGGCTTCCTCCAATCTGTATTTCGCCCCGAACGCCACGTTGCAGTTGGGCTATATATACCGGCAGGCAAACCAACCCGAAAAAGCAAAAGCTTACTTTCGGCAGGCGCTCCGTTACAAAGGCCACCCGTATAAAAACAGCATCGACGCCAAGGCTAAACTGGCGCTATCGTACTTTTGA
- a CDS encoding zinc ribbon domain-containing protein produces the protein MESTVASKLEALLKLQSIDSQLDEIKRVRGDLPEEVQDLEDEIEGYEVRVRKFDDEVAYLNDSITQRKQGIKDAEGLIRKYEEQQQNVRNNREYDAITKEVELQRLEIQINEKKIREAIYQIEQKNNEIEGTKLRLEERRKDLDNKKKELDQIVGESEEEETQLEKERNKAANNIEERLLSAYTRIRGNVRNGLAVVTVKRDACGGCFNTVPPQRQADIAAQKKVIVCEHCGRILAGVEQRVF, from the coding sequence ATGGAAAGTACTGTAGCCAGCAAACTGGAAGCACTTTTAAAGCTTCAATCAATCGATTCGCAGCTTGATGAGATCAAAAGAGTAAGAGGAGATCTTCCTGAGGAAGTACAGGACCTGGAGGATGAGATTGAAGGCTATGAGGTGCGGGTCCGCAAGTTTGATGATGAGGTGGCTTACCTGAACGATTCCATCACGCAGCGCAAGCAGGGTATCAAAGACGCGGAGGGCCTCATCCGCAAGTATGAGGAACAGCAGCAGAACGTCCGCAACAACCGCGAGTACGACGCCATCACAAAGGAAGTTGAGCTACAGCGGCTGGAAATCCAGATAAACGAGAAGAAGATACGGGAGGCCATATACCAGATAGAGCAGAAGAACAACGAGATAGAAGGCACCAAGCTTCGTCTGGAGGAGCGCCGCAAGGACCTGGATAACAAGAAGAAGGAACTGGACCAGATTGTGGGCGAGAGCGAGGAGGAGGAGACTCAACTGGAGAAGGAGCGCAACAAGGCGGCCAATAACATCGAAGAGCGCCTGCTGAGCGCGTACACCAGAATCCGGGGCAACGTGCGCAACGGGCTGGCGGTAGTAACGGTGAAGCGCGACGCCTGCGGAGGCTGCTTCAACACGGTGCCGCCGCAGCGACAGGCCGACATCGCCGCCCAGAAAAAAGTGATTGTCTGCGAACACTGCGGCCGTATTCTGGCCGGTGTGGAGCAGCGTGTTTTCTAA
- a CDS encoding Nif3-like dinuclear metal center hexameric protein: MAKIQDIINVLERLAPLRYQESYDNAGLQTGDAHAEATGALLTLDCTEAVLDEALEKGCNLVVAHHPVIFKGLKSLTGRSYVERTLIKAIRHNIAIYASHTNLDNVLHGVNTKIADKLELQNQRILVNKPQTLMQLVTFVPLPQTEQVLQALHQAGAGNIGEYSNCSFQVAGTGRFQPSDRANPAIGEPGRPEQVEENRVEVVFPAYLQSKVMAALKQAHPYEEVAHYLYTLENQNQEVGIGMIGDLTEALSEAGFLAYLKSKMQLQGLRYTSIGSRNVRRVAVCGGAGSFLLKDAIKQGADAFVTGDFKYHEFFDAEGRILIADIGHYESEVYTKEIFYDTISKNFPNFAVLISEVNTNPVRYTF; the protein is encoded by the coding sequence ATGGCAAAGATACAGGATATAATCAACGTGCTGGAGCGCCTGGCCCCACTGCGCTACCAGGAAAGTTATGACAATGCCGGGCTGCAGACGGGGGACGCGCATGCCGAGGCAACGGGCGCGCTCCTGACACTGGACTGCACAGAGGCCGTGCTGGACGAAGCTTTGGAAAAAGGCTGCAACCTGGTAGTGGCGCATCACCCTGTCATCTTTAAAGGGCTGAAGTCCCTGACGGGGCGCAGCTACGTGGAGCGCACCCTCATCAAAGCCATCCGGCACAATATTGCCATATATGCCAGCCACACCAACCTCGATAATGTGCTGCACGGCGTCAACACCAAAATTGCCGACAAACTGGAGTTGCAGAACCAGCGCATCCTGGTGAACAAGCCGCAAACGCTGATGCAACTGGTTACGTTTGTACCGCTGCCGCAGACGGAACAGGTGCTGCAGGCTTTGCACCAGGCGGGGGCAGGCAATATCGGCGAGTACAGCAACTGCAGCTTCCAGGTGGCGGGAACCGGGCGTTTTCAGCCATCCGACAGGGCCAACCCCGCCATTGGGGAGCCGGGCAGGCCGGAACAGGTGGAAGAAAACCGGGTGGAGGTGGTTTTTCCGGCCTACCTGCAGAGCAAGGTGATGGCCGCGCTGAAACAGGCGCACCCCTACGAGGAGGTGGCGCATTACCTGTACACCCTCGAGAACCAAAACCAGGAAGTGGGCATCGGCATGATCGGGGATTTGACTGAGGCGCTTTCAGAAGCCGGTTTCCTGGCTTACCTGAAATCAAAAATGCAGCTGCAGGGGCTGCGCTACACCTCCATCGGGAGCAGGAACGTGCGGCGCGTGGCGGTGTGCGGCGGCGCGGGAAGTTTCCTCTTAAAAGACGCTATAAAACAGGGAGCAGACGCCTTTGTAACAGGCGATTTCAAGTACCACGAGTTTTTTGACGCAGAGGGCCGCATCCTCATCGCGGACATCGGGCACTACGAGAGCGAGGTATATACAAAGGAAATTTTTTATGACACTATTTCAAAAAACTTTCCTAATTTTGCAGTCTTAATATCAGAAGTAAACACAAACCCTGTCAGATACACTTTTTAA
- the lpxK gene encoding tetraacyldisaccharide 4'-kinase produces the protein MNYLKRMLWPFSLLYGGVTLVRNYLYDREVLPSRRFSLPVIAVGNLTVGGTGKTPHVEYLLRLLQSYKTATLSRGYKRQSKGFLLADSESTAATLGDEPFQYHRDFPGVAVAVCEDRVAGIGQLLQRVPEVEVVVLDDAMQHRPVQPSLNIMLTDYHRPFYKDWVLPAGLLREPREGAARADVVIVSKCPPQLGPEELAVIRKEVGKYAGAGTPVFFSAFAYAEPVAIGMPASRSKKVVLLTAIANAAPLAEHLKENGYEVLRHLAYPDHYTYTVQDLQKLRQLLQQPEFAGAPILTTRKDAVKLEGPALAALTAELPVSYIPVVVRFIQGQEAFDQLVLRHVRQFDRTAAGD, from the coding sequence ATGAACTACCTGAAACGGATGCTGTGGCCTTTCTCGCTGCTATACGGCGGCGTAACGCTGGTGCGGAATTATCTATATGACCGGGAGGTGCTGCCATCACGCCGTTTCAGCCTGCCCGTGATTGCCGTGGGCAACCTGACGGTGGGGGGCACAGGCAAAACCCCACACGTGGAGTACCTGCTGCGCCTGCTGCAGTCCTATAAAACGGCAACCCTCAGCAGGGGATATAAACGCCAGAGCAAAGGTTTTTTACTGGCGGACAGCGAAAGCACAGCTGCAACACTCGGTGACGAGCCTTTCCAGTATCACCGGGACTTTCCGGGGGTGGCCGTGGCGGTTTGCGAGGACAGGGTGGCAGGCATCGGGCAACTGCTGCAACGGGTGCCGGAGGTGGAGGTGGTGGTGCTGGACGATGCCATGCAGCACCGCCCCGTGCAGCCCTCGCTCAACATCATGCTGACGGATTATCACCGGCCTTTTTATAAAGACTGGGTGTTGCCCGCCGGGCTGCTGCGCGAGCCGCGCGAGGGGGCTGCCCGCGCCGATGTGGTTATCGTGAGCAAATGTCCGCCGCAATTAGGGCCGGAGGAGTTGGCTGTCATTAGGAAAGAAGTCGGGAAATATGCGGGTGCAGGCACGCCGGTATTTTTTTCAGCGTTCGCTTATGCCGAGCCTGTAGCCATAGGAATGCCCGCGTCACGCTCTAAAAAGGTAGTGTTGCTGACAGCCATCGCCAATGCCGCCCCGCTGGCAGAGCATCTGAAGGAAAATGGATATGAGGTGCTGCGGCACCTGGCTTACCCTGATCATTACACATACACCGTGCAGGACCTGCAAAAGCTCCGGCAACTATTGCAGCAGCCGGAATTTGCCGGTGCTCCTATACTAACCACCCGCAAGGACGCCGTTAAGCTGGAGGGGCCTGCGCTAGCCGCCTTGACTGCAGAGCTGCCGGTTTCCTATATACCAGTGGTGGTGCGGTTTATTCAGGGGCAGGAGGCGTTTGACCAACTGGTGCTGCGGCACGTGCGGCAGTTTGATAGAACAGCGGCAGGCGATTAG
- a CDS encoding putative porin, producing the protein MKRKISALLFAVLGLLLFYQDASAQIIDDTTKLFYSPKTTLQLYEQDVLRGRYIEQPIDTLLDNLQNERFWYNDTAFYQHLGNVGTASQPLLYQLPSTIGVRLGKNIFDRYAYNPDRINYFNTRSPYTHLYYVQGGRGEQAFEALHSRNITPNWNFGIAYQILSADQQIGQASQDRRSRGFIDNQAVKAFTHYRTENEKYDVFFNFTYMKVEQVETGGILPDTSLATPLEDEETILSRFAEAPVQLTQASNEEGRANLHLLHIYKLAKENLKVYHTLDWRRQRNVYEDGNLAGYRTSLRENTTLDRDFLIYPNFDAVEEPGYNFSAERTKDATTYRELQNVFGLTGNNKLSSYNAYAKLRNANMSYSATMPLPVDPEAADTTSRFGEARHTDAYNQVLIGGDIRLFYKNLAELTGEAEYQLGSDYRVKGKARIGGAFGTLERVLLSPTRVEDYMMSNHFMWNNNFETSVTDRIGFGYEGNIGKRQYLRFNAHYTNIKRYIYFNEEAVPQQASGNQRFWGADISHHIRFGPLHFKNIAAYTNTDEADKVRVPEWLLESSLYLEGFLFKKALFSQLGVQATYASPYYADAYMPVTQQFYVQDNFMSQGYPVVDVFLNADIKSVILFLKMSHVNDGLLEPAYFLTPYYPGMRRSFVFGLRWMFFD; encoded by the coding sequence GTGAAAAGAAAGATATCCGCCCTCTTATTTGCCGTGCTTGGTTTGCTGCTCTTTTACCAGGATGCCTCTGCACAGATTATCGACGACACCACAAAACTTTTCTATAGCCCCAAAACCACCCTGCAGCTATATGAGCAGGATGTGTTGCGCGGCCGCTATATAGAGCAGCCCATCGACACGCTGCTCGACAACCTGCAGAACGAGCGCTTCTGGTACAACGACACCGCTTTTTACCAGCACCTTGGCAATGTGGGCACAGCCTCCCAGCCGCTGCTGTACCAGCTGCCCTCCACAATAGGGGTGAGGCTTGGGAAGAACATCTTCGACCGCTACGCCTACAACCCGGACCGGATCAATTACTTCAACACCCGTTCGCCCTACACGCATCTTTATTATGTGCAGGGGGGGCGGGGCGAGCAGGCGTTTGAGGCCCTGCACAGCCGCAACATCACCCCCAACTGGAACTTCGGCATCGCCTACCAGATTCTGTCCGCTGACCAGCAGATAGGGCAGGCCTCGCAGGACAGGAGGTCGCGCGGATTTATCGACAACCAGGCGGTGAAGGCTTTCACGCACTACCGCACGGAAAACGAAAAATACGATGTGTTCTTCAACTTCACCTATATGAAAGTGGAGCAGGTAGAGACGGGTGGCATTCTGCCGGACACTTCCCTGGCCACTCCGTTAGAGGATGAGGAAACTATCCTGTCGCGCTTTGCCGAGGCCCCGGTGCAGCTCACGCAGGCCTCCAACGAGGAGGGCCGCGCCAACCTGCACCTGCTTCATATATATAAGCTTGCAAAGGAGAATCTCAAGGTGTATCATACCCTGGACTGGCGCCGGCAGCGCAACGTGTACGAAGATGGGAACCTTGCCGGTTACCGGACAAGCCTCCGTGAAAACACCACCCTCGACAGGGACTTCCTGATTTACCCGAACTTTGATGCTGTGGAGGAGCCGGGTTATAACTTCAGCGCCGAGCGCACCAAGGACGCCACCACCTACCGCGAGCTGCAGAACGTGTTCGGCCTGACGGGCAACAACAAGCTGTCGTCTTACAACGCCTACGCCAAGCTGCGAAACGCCAACATGTCCTACAGCGCCACGATGCCGCTTCCCGTAGACCCGGAGGCGGCAGACACCACCTCACGCTTCGGGGAGGCACGTCATACAGATGCATATAACCAGGTGCTTATCGGCGGCGACATCAGGCTTTTCTATAAGAACCTGGCAGAGCTGACGGGCGAGGCGGAATACCAGTTGGGGTCAGACTACCGGGTGAAAGGCAAGGCACGGATTGGCGGTGCCTTCGGTACCCTGGAGCGCGTGCTGCTATCCCCGACCCGCGTGGAAGACTATATGATGAGCAACCACTTTATGTGGAACAACAACTTTGAGACCTCCGTGACAGACCGCATCGGCTTCGGCTATGAAGGCAACATCGGCAAGCGCCAGTACCTGCGGTTCAATGCCCATTACACCAACATCAAGCGCTATATATACTTCAATGAGGAGGCCGTGCCGCAGCAGGCAAGCGGCAACCAGCGGTTCTGGGGAGCGGATATATCGCACCACATCCGCTTCGGGCCGCTGCACTTTAAAAATATTGCTGCCTATACCAATACCGACGAGGCCGACAAAGTCAGGGTGCCGGAGTGGCTGCTGGAGTCGTCGCTGTACCTGGAGGGTTTCCTGTTTAAGAAGGCGCTCTTCAGCCAGCTTGGGGTGCAGGCAACGTACGCCAGCCCCTATTACGCTGATGCCTATATGCCCGTGACGCAGCAGTTTTACGTGCAGGACAATTTTATGTCGCAGGGCTACCCGGTGGTGGACGTTTTCCTGAATGCTGACATCAAATCGGTTATCCTTTTCCTGAAGATGAGCCATGTGAACGACGGGCTGCTTGAACCCGCTTACTTCCTGACGCCCTACTACCCCGGCATGCGCCGCAGCTTTGTGTTCGGCCTCAGGTGGATGTTTTTTGATTGA
- the miaE gene encoding tRNA-(ms[2]io[6]A)-hydroxylase, producing MSTQPTKTILRLELPTDPRWVNIAEKNIEEILVDHAYCEQKAASSGISLIVKYPDKTRLVEEMTDLVAEEWSHFERVLAELRKRGYSLGRNRPDEYVVELTKHIRKGNKRERQLMDHLLVNALVEARSCERFKLLWKNIADEDLQKFYYELMVSEAGHYVSFVKLAKEYMPAEEVDARLQELLAIEANIIRNLQPRPDRMH from the coding sequence ATGTCTACCCAACCCACCAAAACCATTCTGCGCCTGGAGCTGCCCACCGACCCGCGCTGGGTGAATATTGCAGAGAAAAACATTGAGGAGATTTTAGTGGACCATGCCTACTGCGAACAAAAAGCCGCCTCTTCGGGCATTTCGCTTATCGTGAAGTACCCGGACAAGACCCGGCTGGTGGAGGAGATGACGGACCTGGTGGCCGAGGAGTGGAGCCATTTCGAGCGGGTGCTGGCCGAGCTGCGGAAGCGCGGCTACAGCCTGGGCCGCAACCGGCCCGACGAGTACGTGGTGGAACTGACGAAACACATCCGCAAAGGCAACAAACGCGAACGTCAGCTGATGGACCACCTGCTGGTGAACGCCCTGGTCGAAGCCCGCAGCTGTGAACGCTTCAAACTCCTCTGGAAGAACATCGCAGACGAGGACCTGCAGAAGTTTTACTATGAGCTGATGGTGTCAGAGGCGGGGCATTATGTAAGCTTCGTGAAGCTGGCCAAGGAGTATATGCCCGCCGAAGAGGTGGATGCCCGCCTGCAAGAACTCCTGGCCATAGAAGCCAACATTATCCGCAACCTGCAGCCGCGCCCGGACAGGATGCATTAA
- a CDS encoding asparagine synthetase B, protein MFFRTIALFLSIILLSFPALASTILVPMDEAQKDHLKSYGVAYWVLGKNLPVDWLLNYRGGSFAFQHVPQVENELVVRGVSYTVISDAQYNSILSEIGNPDANMDIMKLEKVPKIAVYSPKSKMPWDDAVTLVLTYAEIPYDVIYDEEIIKGNLPKYDWLHLHHEDFTGQYGKFYASYRHYPWYQEQQRELEESAAKLGFAKVSEMKLGVVNKIKEFCAGGGFLFAMCSATDTYDIALAAEGVDIVEAMFDGDAADPQAQQKLDFSKTFAFKDFQISRNPLEYEYSNIDVQPQERPVTEANDYFQLFTFSAKWDPIPTMLTQNHEKTIKGFMGQTTAFRKGLVKPEVVVMGENKELGEIRYMHGTYARGTWTFYSGHDPEDYQHLVGEDPTDLALHPNSPGYRLILNNILFPAAKKKKQKT, encoded by the coding sequence ATGTTTTTCCGTACCATCGCTCTTTTTCTGTCTATCATCCTGCTTTCTTTCCCTGCCTTGGCCAGCACCATCCTGGTGCCCATGGACGAGGCGCAGAAAGACCACCTGAAGTCTTATGGCGTGGCCTACTGGGTGCTGGGGAAAAACCTGCCGGTAGACTGGCTTCTCAACTACCGGGGCGGGAGTTTTGCCTTTCAACATGTGCCGCAGGTAGAGAACGAGCTGGTTGTGCGGGGTGTCTCCTACACCGTCATCTCCGATGCCCAGTACAACAGCATTCTGTCCGAAATCGGCAACCCCGACGCGAACATGGACATAATGAAGCTGGAGAAGGTGCCGAAGATAGCAGTGTACTCCCCCAAGTCGAAGATGCCCTGGGACGATGCCGTAACGCTGGTGCTGACCTATGCCGAGATTCCATATGACGTGATATATGACGAGGAAATCATCAAGGGCAATCTGCCCAAGTACGACTGGCTGCACCTGCACCACGAGGACTTCACCGGGCAGTACGGCAAGTTTTACGCCAGCTACCGCCACTATCCCTGGTACCAGGAGCAGCAGCGCGAGTTGGAAGAGTCTGCCGCCAAGTTAGGCTTCGCAAAAGTATCGGAGATGAAGCTGGGCGTGGTGAACAAGATAAAGGAATTCTGTGCCGGAGGTGGCTTTCTGTTCGCCATGTGCTCCGCCACCGACACATATGACATTGCGCTGGCCGCAGAAGGCGTGGACATTGTGGAGGCCATGTTCGACGGAGACGCCGCCGACCCGCAGGCGCAGCAGAAACTGGACTTCAGCAAGACCTTCGCCTTCAAAGACTTTCAGATATCGCGCAACCCGCTGGAGTACGAGTATTCGAACATCGACGTGCAGCCGCAGGAGCGGCCGGTGACGGAGGCGAACGACTACTTCCAGCTGTTCACGTTTTCCGCCAAGTGGGACCCCATTCCGACCATGCTGACGCAGAACCACGAGAAGACCATCAAAGGCTTTATGGGGCAGACCACCGCTTTCAGAAAGGGCCTGGTGAAACCGGAGGTGGTGGTGATGGGCGAAAACAAGGAACTGGGGGAAATACGCTACATGCACGGCACCTACGCCCGCGGCACCTGGACCTTCTACAGCGGCCACGACCCGGAGGACTACCAGCACCTGGTAGGCGAAGACCCCACTGATCTGGCGCTGCACCCCAACTCCCCCGGCTACCGCCTCATCCTGAACAACATCCTCTTCCCTGCAGCCAAAAAGAAAAAGCAGAAGACGTGA
- a CDS encoding ABC transporter permease gives MNLIENILEGLRSIHGNLLRTVLTGLIIAIGIMSLVGILTAVDSMKYSLTQTFSNLGANAFDIRRAGMNNRGMNEGRAEKVYPVISYDQAVMYRDQMAKDARVSLSAFVSGATVVKSETDKTNPNINIVAGDENYMLNNNLNLAKGRDFSASEQEKGVNVAIIGDEIASTLFKNKDAIGDYVTFLGRRFKIVGQLEKEGSSMGGSGDRRIIIPLETGRQIPRQGDATLNYDIKTAIYRADELNYVMGEATGLMRKIRQDGLGQEDSFEIRRSDSLVQSLDEISGYLKAGGFVIGFITLLGASVGLMNIMMVSVNERTREIGVRKALGATAFQIRQQFLIEAIVICILGGFVGVVLGIVMGNGIASLIGEGGFIVPWLWVLVGMTICVLVGVVSGYYPAFKASKLDPIESLRYE, from the coding sequence ATGAATCTGATAGAAAATATTCTGGAGGGGCTCCGGTCCATTCACGGCAACCTGCTCCGCACCGTGCTGACCGGCCTGATCATCGCCATTGGCATCATGTCGCTGGTGGGCATCCTCACGGCCGTGGACAGCATGAAGTACTCCCTGACACAGACATTCTCAAACCTGGGCGCCAACGCCTTCGATATCCGCAGGGCTGGCATGAACAACCGGGGTATGAACGAGGGGCGCGCAGAGAAGGTGTACCCGGTCATCAGTTACGACCAGGCGGTGATGTACCGCGACCAGATGGCGAAGGACGCGCGCGTGAGCCTGTCTGCGTTTGTGTCCGGGGCCACAGTGGTAAAGAGCGAGACGGATAAGACCAACCCGAACATCAACATTGTGGCCGGAGACGAGAACTATATGCTCAACAACAACCTGAACCTGGCCAAAGGGCGCGACTTTTCTGCCTCCGAGCAGGAGAAGGGAGTCAATGTGGCCATCATCGGGGACGAGATAGCTTCCACGCTCTTCAAAAACAAGGACGCTATTGGCGACTATGTCACCTTCCTGGGCCGCCGCTTCAAGATAGTGGGCCAGCTTGAGAAGGAGGGCAGCAGCATGGGCGGCAGCGGCGACCGCCGCATCATCATTCCCCTGGAAACGGGCCGGCAGATACCCCGGCAGGGAGACGCCACCCTGAACTATGATATAAAAACAGCCATATATAGAGCAGACGAATTAAACTATGTGATGGGGGAGGCGACCGGCCTCATGCGGAAGATCCGGCAGGACGGACTGGGTCAGGAGGATTCCTTTGAGATCAGGAGAAGCGACTCGCTGGTGCAGAGTCTGGATGAAATCTCGGGCTACCTGAAGGCGGGCGGCTTCGTGATTGGCTTCATCACTTTGCTGGGCGCTTCTGTCGGGCTGATGAACATCATGATGGTGTCGGTGAATGAGCGCACGCGCGAGATCGGTGTCCGGAAAGCGCTTGGTGCCACCGCCTTCCAGATCCGGCAGCAGTTCCTGATTGAGGCAATCGTTATCTGCATCCTGGGCGGTTTTGTGGGGGTGGTGCTGGGCATCGTGATGGGCAACGGCATCGCCTCACTGATAGGAGAGGGCGGTTTTATCGTGCCCTGGCTCTGGGTGCTGGTCGGAATGACGATCTGTGTGCTTGTGGGCGTTGTCTCTGGCTACTATCCCGCGTTTAAAGCCTCCAAACTGGACCCGATAGAGTCGCTGCGGTACGAGTAA
- a CDS encoding OmpH family outer membrane protein → MKVLKISLGLAVAASFLVACEQMPESNDSTAASTAAVGGAGIVYVNSDSLLANYEYFKEARTRLQGEGQKAEQDLRAQADAFQKEVERYQQDAQGMTAQQRAAAEQRLQQKQQQLQMLQQNKGNELAGQESEEMKKIYDRVEEYLQKLSNEKGYKMVLTYSRGNSAILYGDSTLDITSEVLAALNDAYSAETDTTKTETAAPKK, encoded by the coding sequence GTGAAAGTTTTAAAGATCTCCTTAGGCCTGGCCGTTGCTGCCTCCTTTCTGGTAGCCTGCGAGCAGATGCCTGAATCTAACGACTCTACGGCTGCCTCCACTGCGGCTGTTGGCGGCGCCGGTATCGTATATGTAAACTCAGACTCCCTGCTCGCCAATTACGAGTACTTCAAGGAGGCGCGCACGCGCCTGCAGGGCGAAGGTCAGAAGGCAGAGCAGGACTTGCGCGCGCAGGCCGATGCTTTCCAGAAAGAGGTGGAACGGTACCAGCAGGACGCCCAGGGCATGACGGCGCAGCAAAGAGCCGCTGCCGAGCAACGGCTGCAGCAGAAACAGCAGCAGCTACAGATGCTGCAGCAGAACAAAGGCAACGAGCTGGCTGGCCAGGAGTCGGAGGAAATGAAGAAGATATATGACCGCGTGGAGGAGTACCTCCAGAAACTCAGCAATGAGAAAGGCTATAAGATGGTGCTGACCTACTCCCGTGGCAACAGCGCCATCCTTTACGGCGACTCCACCCTCGATATAACCTCTGAAGTATTGGCAGCTTTGAATGACGCCTACAGCGCGGAGACGGACACTACTAAAACAGAAACGGCGGCACCTAAAAAATAA